TTTCAGTAAAGTACTGCTGAAAGATAACGCTTGTCAATACACTTTATTTTGCCTAGCAGCTAACACTGATATTTCTGAGCATACCTCTATTCGGAATGCCACCATCAATGTAATTGAAGGCAGAGGTCTACTCACTTTATCTGGAGAAGATATTGTACTTGAACATGGGATTTTTGTCTTTATGCCTGCGAACGCACCTCATGCCTTAAAAGCGGAAGAAAATCTGACATTTTTGCTCACACTTTCTGAGAAAGTCACAGATAAAAATTAGTTAATTATGGAGTCTAAAAAAATGCGATCGCTACTTTTAACTTTTGCTGAAAATTTAAATTTCTCTGAAACTCAGTTGGA
This portion of the Nostoc sp. GT001 genome encodes:
- a CDS encoding cupin domain-containing protein, with product MTKIITSPSFITQLREQIEYPNAGVFSKVLLKDNACQYTLFCLAANTDISEHTSIRNATINVIEGRGLLTLSGEDIVLEHGIFVFMPANAPHALKAEENLTFLLTLSEKVTDKN